From Bacteroidales bacterium:
ATTTTGCTTCAGGCATTTTAGCGTTACTTTTGTACTTGCCGCATATTCCAATATTTCTTAAACAACTGTCAATGAAAGGTGTTGGAGACTGGCTACCTGTTCCTGACTACTCTTTTATTTTCGATTACATAGGATTTTTATTCCATTATTCGTGGTTATATCTTATCGTATTTTTCTTTATGATTATTTCTACGATTATAGTTTTATGTAAAAAGAAGCCACAATTAATAAACTATTTTTTACTTTTAACTTGGCTGATTGTTTATATTATAACATTTGTTTATTCTCGAACAGTATCGTCTGTTATGCAACATAGTGTCTTGTTGTTCGTTACAGCTCTTATGGTTATTTTTATTAGCATGGGTATCGATCTAATAAAAAACTTAAAAGTTCAATTATCAATAATTATTATAACACTATTTCTTGGATCAACAAGCCTTATACATAAACGTCAATACTACGATATAGTCACAAATGGATTATTTCAAAAATCTAAAGATTGCCAATGTGAACAGTATCAAAAAGCTAATAACAAGAAGATTTTGTTTGTATCAAATCACTCGTATATTCCCAATGATTTAAGATTTGACACATGTTCCGATAAAATGCTTTACATAGCTCCCAACAATCTTGCTGAGCTAAATGATAATTTAAAAAGCGGCGTTTTTAATTCTGTTGGCTACATGCAAAATGTCGAATTACCCGGCGCTTTAGCGATGATAAAATCATATTACCCAGCTCACCTAATAGCTAATAAATATGACAGAGGAGAATTTCATTACTTCTCATTATCTGGAGATAATAAAATTGTTGAATGGGATACAATTGTCCGAAAATTATACGATTATGAAGGTAGTGATGAGTTTCTTAACATTGTTAACATGAAACTTGACACGTTAAATCTAAACAGCTGGTCTGAAATCGATATTGTTTTCAGACTTACCGTCGACTCTCTATGGGATAACATTATGATAGTTACTGATTTAAACGATAACGACAAAACAATAGATTGGCGCGCCACTAATATAAAAACGTGTGTATCTGAAAATGAAGAGGTCATATCACTGTTTCACACCGTACCACTTCTCGAAATAAAGGCGAATTTTAAAGAGCATAATATAAAGTCATACATATATAACCCTGAACTAAAACATTTTAAAGCTATTGAAGCTTATGTGATGATACGCGAATCAAACCGATTACGATACGCACTAATAGGTGATATTCCTACTAAATAGTTTAAATAGTTGATGTTCAGAAAAATATTTGTTTTTATATCGGTGATTACTTTGTTAAACTCAGTGTCCGATAAGTGCTAGTAATTTTCAAAAACACAATAAAGCCAACTGTTTTATAAATAGACAGTTGGCTTTACATATAAACATCTAAATATGTTTAAGAGGTTTTTTCTACCATGCAAATATTGGTCTGTCGCTCATCATTTTATGAACTTCCTGGCGTACTTTTTCTATCTCTTTTTTGTTGTCAATATTTGAAATAACGCGGTCAATAAATTCAACGATAGTTTTCATATCTGTTTCTTTCAGTCCACGGGTAGTAATGGCGGGTGTTCCAACT
This genomic window contains:
- a CDS encoding DUF2723 domain-containing protein, with product MNKKTFQICFWIIIIIAALFRFYNYTNIPYTHDEYSAIHRTNFETFCELIEEGVLVEGHPAGVQVFLYYYTKVFGKSPHIVRLPFTILGLLSVALIMVIGKRLFSSQAGLLAGACAAVSQYFIFYSLVARPYSPGLFFVLLSVYCLVNLAKNNDSKTRWFIIYSISLALSAYTHQLSAFTSLIIYFLGFFLVYRKHRIKYFASGILALLLYLPHIPIFLKQLSMKGVGDWLPVPDYSFIFDYIGFLFHYSWLYLIVFFFMIISTIIVLCKKKPQLINYFLLLTWLIVYIITFVYSRTVSSVMQHSVLLFVTALMVIFISMGIDLIKNLKVQLSIIIITLFLGSTSLIHKRQYYDIVTNGLFQKSKDCQCEQYQKANNKKILFVSNHSYIPNDLRFDTCSDKMLYIAPNNLAELNDNLKSGVFNSVGYMQNVELPGALAMIKSYYPAHLIANKYDRGEFHYFSLSGDNKIVEWDTIVRKLYDYEGSDEFLNIVNMKLDTLNLNSWSEIDIVFRLTVDSLWDNIMIVTDLNDNDKTIDWRATNIKTCVSENEEVISLFHTVPLLEIKANFKEHNIKSYIYNPELKHFKAIEAYVMIRESNRLRYALIGDIPTK